TCATATTTACGCACTCTTCCGCACCTCCTCCCTATGGTCTATTCGGCCTTCCGTTTTGTGCGTCTTCACCCGAAAGGCAGGGCGGGAATGATTATAGCATACACACGCAAAAAATGAGGCTCTCACGTTTTCCGCAAGAACCTCATCCGTTATTCTCTGAATTATGGTCGGGACGAGAGGATTCGAACCTCCGACCCCCTGCACCCCATGCAGATGCGCTAAGCCAGACTGCGCTACGTCCCGTAACGGGGAATTATTTTAGCGCAAATTCCCTATTCGTCAAGTTTGCGCTTCATCACCGCGAAAAATACATTCGGGTCAAAAGTCGTCCTCACCGCGAAAATTTCGGCGATCTCCCAGCCGTCAGAGCCTTTCTCATTCAGGAGACCTTCAACTTCCGCCGTTTTCTGTGAAGCACCTTTGCTTTTCTGCAATGACGTTAGAGAGCCGAGCGGGACAATTTTGTACTCAAATTTCACGGCTCCTTCAGCAGACAGGACAAGCGCGAACATCATCGCAATCACAGCAAGAAATTTCTTCATGGCCGGAAATCTCCCCTAATCTACAGCGCGGATGACAACACCCGTAGCCACCGCGACACGGTATATTATGTCAACAGCGTCTTTGAATGCGTCAATGCCCTGTCGGTCAACGTACTTCACCGGCACTACTATTGTGTCTCCCGGCTCAATGGCCGCCGAATATCCGCGTGGAGGAGTCCACTGTTTAGACGAAAGCATACCCGTGTTACGTGTGAGTCTCAGCGTTGTTCCGTCAGACTTTATGACGTATACCATTCGTTTATGTGCGCTCCTCAATGCACCGCCCGCCGCGCTGATATAGGCGTTTATGCCCATGTCAGGCCGGAAAACCTGAGTCGTTGACGAGTAGACCGCGCCGAGTACATTAACTGTAAGCGGTGTTGTCGGGACTCCGAGATAGTCGCCGTTCTCAAGCTCATAATCCCATACGGTGCCGCGAATATTGGCGGGAGTGTCGATTTTCGTTACAACGCGCCCAATTATGTCCATGTGCCTCAAGTTGTCGATGAGTTGCCTTCTCCGCTGGTATTCCTGATTCATTCCCTGCGTTGCGCCTGTGGTTGTAGCTGATCTTGATGTGTTCTGCGACGATTCGAGAAGCTCCCGCTCCATTCTGTCGGCCATCTGATTCATGGATCTCCGCTGATCCGCCGCGATGCTTCTGCGCGTGAAGACAGCTCCCCGCAGGAATGCCTTGGACGTGAATCCTCCGGCGCGCTCTATGAGGTCTGACAGCTTTTCGCCGGG
This sequence is a window from Synergistaceae bacterium. Protein-coding genes within it:
- a CDS encoding DUF4177 domain-containing protein, translated to MKKFLAVIAMMFALVLSAEGAVKFEYKIVPLGSLTSLQKSKGASQKTAEVEGLLNEKGSDGWEIAEIFAVRTTFDPNVFFAVMKRKLDE